Genomic segment of Aliiroseovarius sp. M344:
TATAGACCAGAGGCTCTGCCTCCCATGTTTTGCCAACCATGACATAGTGTACACCGCCCAGGATAACTGTCGGATAGACCAGCCGATGAAGCTTGCGCCAAGACGGGCCCAGCTTTCGCACCGACCAGTTATTTGACGTGATCGCCAACGGTGTCATTAACAGAAAGCCCACCATTCCGACCGTAATATAGGGACGTTTCAGGATATCCTTCCATATCTCGGACAGAATCTGCACATCCAGCACCAACCACACCAGCAAGTGCGCCGCGATGAAGTAGAAGGTCAGAACGCCAATCGCACGGCGAAACCGGATCAGGTTTACGCCTGCGATAGCCCGAAGCGGCGTGATGGCTAGGCCAAGGATCAATGCCTGAAGCCCCAACTCGCCCAACGCGTGCTCAAGCGCTTTGATGGGCTCAACCCCCATGGCACCGGTTGCCGCTTGATAGAGCAACCAAGCGGGCCACAGCGCCCCTATTGTATAAAGTACCCAGATCGGCACCTTGCGCAGGGCTGTGTTGATCCGGTCGACGACGTTCATCAGTGGTTCATAACCAAATCCATGCCGTCATAAAGCTCCGCGACCTCATCAGCATATCCATTGAACATCAGGGTTTCCTGACGTCGTGCCAGCAACCCACCACCGATCGGTTTCTCAAAAGCTTGTGACCAGCGGGGGTGGCTGACCTCGGGGTTCACATTGGAATAGAAGCCGTATTCACGGGGCTGCAGCATGTTCCACGTGGTTTGCGGCTCTTTATCAGTCAGCGTCACGCGCACAATCGACTTGATCGACTTGTAGCCGTATTTCCACGGCACAACGAGCCGCAAAGGCGCGCCGTTCTGCTTTGGCATCGGCTCGTCATAGATACCGGTGGCCATGATCGTCAAAGGATGCATGGCTTCATCCAGTCGCAGGCCTTCGCGGTAAGGCCATTCAAGATTGACGGTTTTCTGTCCCGGCATCTCTTCCGGGCGGAACAATGTCTGGAAGGCCACATACTTGGCCGAACCCTGGACGCCCGCGCGGTCCAGCAACTGCTTGAGCTCAAACCCGACCCAAGGAACAACCATCGACCAAGTTTCGACACAGCGGAACCGATAGATACGCTCTTCTAATGTGACATTCTTTAAAATGTCCTCAAGCCCATAAGACCCGGGTCGGTCCACCATCCCGTCGATCTCGACAGACCAGGGATCGGTCGTCAGCATATGCGCGTTGTTGGCCGGGTCTGTCTTGCCGGTGCCAAATTCATAAAAGTTGTTATAGGCGGTGATATCCTCAAGCGGGTTAGGCTCAATATCCACCGAGTATTTGGATGCCCCCAACGCCGGGTCAAGCGCCAAGCCTGCCGCTAGCCCTGCCGCCCCGGCCATCAACTGGCGCCGATTCATGTAATCGGCGCGCGGCGTTACGTCGGAATATTTCAGCACATTCTTATAGGCCATCTGGGGCACCTCTTATGATCGTCTAACTTTGATCTAAGACAGCACGCGCACAAATCCAAAGCACATTGGCTCACGTCCGCGCCAGAGGATTGTAACATTCCATCATGCTGGTGGCCGGATGGCGGGGTAAATCTGGCTCATCGGCACTGAACGACCGTTTTCCTGGACCAGCCGGACATGATGACGACCCATTTTCCGCGGCTCGGTCACGCCGACCGAATGGGCGATGGTTTCCACCTCGTGCACGATGCCTTCGGCATAGCGCGCGACCTTTTCGAACTTGTCTTCCGGGACCAACCCTTTCTGAAGGCGCCGGTCATGGGTTGTGATCCCTGTCGGGCAGGTGTTCCGGTTGCATTTGAGGGCCTGAATGCAGCCAAGCGAAAACATAAAACCGCGCGCCGAGGTTACGAAATCCGCCCCTGCGCAAAGCGCCCATGCAACATCACCCGGGTTGACCAGCTTTCCAGAAGCAACCAGCCGGATCCGCTCATGTAAACCATATCTGTCGCGCAGATCGGCCACCAAAGGCAGGGCTTCCCGGATTGGCATACCGACCAGATCAATCAGCGGCATGGGTGCGGCCCCGGTGCCCCCCTCGCCGCCATCAACAGTGATGAAATCGGGCGCGTCATCGCTGCCGCGCGCCACGATCCGTTGAAACAGTTCGTCAAACGGGTCAATGGACCCGATGACGGTCTTGAACCCTACTGGCTTGCCCGTCACCTCGCGAATGTGCTCGATCACATCCAACAGATCATCCCAATCGTCGATTTCCAAATGCCGGTTGGGCGAGATCGACGCTACACCTTCTGTAATGCCTCGGATCGCTGCAATCTCGGCCGAGACTTTGGCGGCTGGCAGAATGCCCCCTTTCCCCGGTTTGGCCCCCTGCGCCAACTTCAACTCAAACATCTTTACTTCGGGATGCGCCGCTATTTCGCGCAGCTTTTCGTCAGACAAGTCACCTTCGGTGTTACGCACCCCATATTTCGCGGTGCCGATCTGGAACACGATGTCGCCGCCACCGCGCAGATGGTACTTTGACAAACCACCCTCGCCAGTGTTCATCCAAATGCCTGCCTTGGCTGCACCCAACGACAGCGCCTCGACCGCGGGACGTGACAATGCACCAAAGCTCATTCCGGACAGGTTGAAGATCGACTTCGCTTCAAACGGCTGTCGTGCGGTCGGTCCAATGACCAGCGGCACGGACTGGGCGTATTGATCGCTGACCGGCGGAAAAGCTGCATTCACAAATATCGGCGTTCCGGTGATCCCCAAATTTCGGGTCGACCCGAACGCG
This window contains:
- the msrQ gene encoding protein-methionine-sulfoxide reductase heme-binding subunit MsrQ yields the protein MNVVDRINTALRKVPIWVLYTIGALWPAWLLYQAATGAMGVEPIKALEHALGELGLQALILGLAITPLRAIAGVNLIRFRRAIGVLTFYFIAAHLLVWLVLDVQILSEIWKDILKRPYITVGMVGFLLMTPLAITSNNWSVRKLGPSWRKLHRLVYPTVILGGVHYVMVGKTWEAEPLVYMAVILTLLGWRVVQARKKSKSRRQTVARATRVAP
- a CDS encoding FMN-binding glutamate synthase family protein → MFWAVEILAQVLIFMVGAALAVVVVLFFIDRFQTHDAIRRNYPVIGRFRTLFTNLGEFFRQYFFAMDREELPFNRAQRDWVERAASGHGNTVAFGSTRNLGITGTPIFVNAAFPPVSDQYAQSVPLVIGPTARQPFEAKSIFNLSGMSFGALSRPAVEALSLGAAKAGIWMNTGEGGLSKYHLRGGGDIVFQIGTAKYGVRNTEGDLSDEKLREIAAHPEVKMFELKLAQGAKPGKGGILPAAKVSAEIAAIRGITEGVASISPNRHLEIDDWDDLLDVIEHIREVTGKPVGFKTVIGSIDPFDELFQRIVARGSDDAPDFITVDGGEGGTGAAPMPLIDLVGMPIREALPLVADLRDRYGLHERIRLVASGKLVNPGDVAWALCAGADFVTSARGFMFSLGCIQALKCNRNTCPTGITTHDRRLQKGLVPEDKFEKVARYAEGIVHEVETIAHSVGVTEPRKMGRHHVRLVQENGRSVPMSQIYPAIRPPA
- the msrP gene encoding protein-methionine-sulfoxide reductase catalytic subunit MsrP codes for the protein MAYKNVLKYSDVTPRADYMNRRQLMAGAAGLAAGLALDPALGASKYSVDIEPNPLEDITAYNNFYEFGTGKTDPANNAHMLTTDPWSVEIDGMVDRPGSYGLEDILKNVTLEERIYRFRCVETWSMVVPWVGFELKQLLDRAGVQGSAKYVAFQTLFRPEEMPGQKTVNLEWPYREGLRLDEAMHPLTIMATGIYDEPMPKQNGAPLRLVVPWKYGYKSIKSIVRVTLTDKEPQTTWNMLQPREYGFYSNVNPEVSHPRWSQAFEKPIGGGLLARRQETLMFNGYADEVAELYDGMDLVMNH